Sequence from the Deltaproteobacteria bacterium genome:
CGGCCGGGCCGCTGCCGATGACCACCAAGTCGTAGGATTTTGGCTCCATGGTTCCGTCGTCCTGTCGCGGTGTGGAAACGGGTCGGGTGCTTACAGCTTCTCGTCGTCGGGCACGGTGTCGGTCACGAGGTCGCGGATCAACGGCCGCTTGGGCAACGGTTCCACCCGGGCTCCCTCGGGTGCGAGGCGCGCGGTGCACAGGTAGGCCACCTGTCCGTCCACCAGGGCCATGCAGGTCTTGCACGCGTTGGCGTTGACGCAGCCGTAGTGGAACGCCAGGCTCGAGTCCACGTGGGCGCGCACCCACACCAGCGCGTCGAGGACGGACATGCCCTCTTCGTAGGGCACCCGGTACACGTCGTGCCGTTCAGGGTCGCCGCTGCCGCCGCGCCGCACGCGCAACTCGGTGGTCGTATGGTTGGTCCGCGGTGT
This genomic interval carries:
- a CDS encoding 2Fe-2S iron-sulfur cluster-binding protein produces the protein MNGTTPRTNHTTTELRVRRGGSGDPERHDVYRVPYEEGMSVLDALVWVRAHVDSSLAFHYGCVNANACKTCMALVDGQVAYLCTARLAPEGARVEPLPKRPLIRDLVTDTVPDDEKL